A part of Dehalogenimonas sp. W genomic DNA contains:
- a CDS encoding magnesium transporter CorA family protein, protein MAVNPIKKISKSNRAKEPTLNIERVTYGTFTWINIENPNELATDYLAENYPFHPLDLDDVLSKRQRPKTDEYKDYLFFVLHFPVYNKEEKVLMPSQVSVFIGQDYLITLHAGNLKPLTKLFRECEIDEESRQEYFAHGPGYLLYRIVDRLVDYCQPIVSKILDNTDDIEDEIFTQPRDNTVREISALRRDIISFRRTIWPMRTVISGLEPKLRKYTDHDMNVYFGDLADHVDKIWDGLDETKEVIEGLSATFDSLSYNNYNSGIRTLTIFATITLPALIVASVYGMNVDLPFQDAEHPFIIVMLITLGFSLLTAYILRRLKII, encoded by the coding sequence ATGGCCGTTAATCCAATCAAAAAAATCAGCAAATCCAACCGGGCCAAAGAACCTACTCTTAATATAGAGCGGGTAACTTATGGTACGTTCACCTGGATCAATATTGAGAATCCGAATGAACTGGCGACCGACTATCTGGCCGAGAACTACCCGTTTCACCCGCTGGATCTGGACGATGTGCTGTCAAAACGCCAGCGGCCCAAAACTGATGAATACAAAGACTACCTGTTCTTTGTGCTGCATTTCCCGGTGTACAACAAAGAGGAAAAGGTATTAATGCCGTCCCAGGTATCGGTGTTCATCGGTCAGGACTACCTGATCACCCTCCATGCCGGTAATCTCAAGCCCCTGACCAAGCTGTTCCGTGAATGCGAGATTGATGAAGAGTCCCGCCAGGAATACTTCGCCCACGGCCCGGGCTACCTGCTGTACCGGATTGTTGACCGCCTGGTGGACTACTGCCAGCCTATCGTCAGCAAGATTCTGGATAATACCGACGATATTGAGGATGAGATTTTTACTCAGCCGCGGGACAACACGGTCAGGGAGATTTCCGCTTTGCGCCGCGACATCATTTCCTTCCGCCGCACCATCTGGCCGATGCGTACGGTTATCTCCGGTTTGGAACCCAAGCTGCGTAAATACACCGACCATGATATGAACGTCTATTTCGGCGACCTTGCCGACCATGTGGATAAAATCTGGGATGGTCTGGATGAAACCAAGGAGGTTATTGAGGGGCTTTCCGCCACCTTTGACTCTCTATCCTACAACAATTACAACTCCGGCATCCGTACGCTGACCATCTTTGCCACCATCACCCTGCCCGCCCTCATCGTGGCCAGCGTCTACGGTATGAACGTTGACCTGCCGTTTCAGGACGCCGAACACCCCTTTATCATCGTAATGCTGATTACCCTGGGCTTTTCCCTGCTGACGGCCTATATCCTGCGCCGCCTCAAAATCATTTAA
- a CDS encoding queuosine precursor transporter, whose translation MNVSFRFVVVTALFVAALITANVIAVKLIAVGSDIVLPAAILVFPLSYIIGDILTEVYGFAWARRVIWLGFLCNLIFVFFIWLGGLLPGASFWGGQEAYESILGYTPRLLLASFCGYLIGSFSNAAVMSKMKILTRGRHLWSRTIGSTVIGEGLDSAVFITIAFIGTPAFAPIFIIYHWAAKTLIEVAATPITYAVVNYLKGVEKTDTYDADVSLNPFSLADARR comes from the coding sequence TTGAACGTATCATTCCGTTTTGTCGTGGTCACGGCGTTGTTTGTTGCCGCCCTGATTACCGCCAACGTCATCGCCGTTAAACTGATAGCCGTGGGCTCAGATATCGTGTTGCCGGCGGCGATACTGGTATTCCCCTTAAGTTATATAATCGGGGACATCCTGACCGAGGTCTACGGCTTTGCCTGGGCCCGGCGGGTCATCTGGCTGGGGTTTTTATGTAATCTGATTTTTGTCTTCTTTATCTGGCTGGGCGGCCTGCTGCCCGGAGCCTCATTCTGGGGCGGCCAGGAGGCCTACGAATCCATTCTGGGGTACACACCCCGATTGCTGCTGGCGTCCTTCTGCGGTTACCTGATCGGCAGTTTCTCCAATGCTGCAGTGATGTCCAAAATGAAAATACTGACCCGCGGCCGTCACCTGTGGAGCCGCACCATTGGTTCTACGGTAATCGGCGAAGGTCTGGATTCGGCGGTGTTTATCACCATTGCCTTCATCGGCACCCCGGCCTTTGCACCAATCTTCATCATATATCACTGGGCAGCCAAAACCCTGATTGAAGTGGCGGCCACCCCGATCACCTACGCCGTCGTCAACTACCTGAAAGGCGTGGAGAAGACCGACACTTATGACGCCGATGTCAGCCTGAACCCGTTTTCACTGGCGGATGCCCGGCGATGA
- a CDS encoding MBL fold metallo-hydrolase, whose product MKIRFLGCHNVETATTAMSCLLVDDKLALDAGALTRYLSPSAMFNLRAVMLTHGHFDHIRDLPSLGMNLYLSGKSMDLYGNQQTKENLTYCLLNGTMYSKFLQKPADNPTFRYHEVELDTVFNIDDYEVLATATPHSQPSHGYQITDKSGKRLFYTGDTGPGLSQCFKMVTPDLMVTEVTAPSRFTEFFASPEGKHLTPELLRRELLDFQRLKGYLPQVACIHMSPATEGEVEREVNTLAADLNARIFLAHEGLTVTL is encoded by the coding sequence ATGAAAATCCGTTTTCTGGGCTGCCACAATGTAGAAACAGCCACGACCGCCATGAGCTGCCTGCTGGTGGACGATAAGCTGGCGCTGGACGCCGGGGCACTGACCCGTTACCTTTCACCATCCGCGATGTTCAACCTGCGGGCGGTAATGCTGACCCACGGCCATTTTGACCATATCCGCGACCTGCCGTCATTGGGGATGAACCTGTACCTCAGCGGCAAGAGCATGGATTTATACGGCAACCAGCAAACGAAGGAAAACCTGACTTACTGCCTGTTGAACGGCACCATGTATTCCAAGTTTCTGCAAAAACCGGCGGATAATCCGACCTTCCGGTACCATGAAGTTGAACTTGATACCGTCTTCAACATTGATGATTATGAAGTGCTGGCAACAGCCACACCCCACTCCCAGCCGTCTCACGGCTACCAGATCACCGATAAAAGCGGCAAACGGCTGTTTTATACCGGAGATACCGGACCGGGCTTGTCCCAGTGTTTTAAGATGGTGACCCCCGACCTGATGGTTACCGAAGTTACCGCGCCTTCCAGATTCACCGAATTCTTCGCCTCACCGGAAGGGAAACATCTGACACCGGAGCTGCTGCGCCGGGAACTGCTGGACTTTCAGCGCCTTAAAGGGTATCTGCCGCAGGTGGCCTGCATTCACATGAGTCCGGCAACTGAGGGTGAGGTTGAACGGGAAGTTAACACCCTGGCCGCCGACCTGAATGCCCGGATATTCCTGGCCCATGAAGGATTGACGGTTACGCTTTAG
- the uvrB gene encoding excinuclease ABC subunit UvrB: MTEFQLVSDFGLMGDQPQAVEALTRGLSEGLKDQTLLGVTGSGKTFTMANIIARTGRPALIISHNKTLAAQLYAEFREFFPHNAVEYFVSYYDYYQPEAYVPSRDMYIEKDADINDEIDKLRHAATRALLSRRDVIIVASVSCIYGLGEPEEYMQFVLNLEKGASYRRDAIIRQLVDMQYERNDMDFSRSKFRLRGDTLELRPAYEETAIRVEFFGDEIERILRIDPLTGEFLEELKIIDIYPAKHFVTSPEKLSKALQAIRDELVQRTADLKDQGKMLEAARLEQRTNYDLEMLEQAGYCSGVENYSRHLALRPAGSTPWTLLDYFPKDFLLFVDESHMSLPQIRGMYNGDRARKEILVDYGFRLPSAMDNRPLNFSEFRQRTDQAIYVSATPGPYEKEHSKQTVEQVVRPTGLLEPLIEVKPTTGQIDDLLEQIKLRVARGERCLVTTLTKKLAEKLSEYITEAGVKTQYLHSEVETFERVEILRDLRLGVYDVIVGINLLREGLDLPEVSLVAILDADKEGFLRSEWALIQTMGRAARHVDGRVIMYADVITGSMERAIAEVKRRREIQEAYNLEHGITPQGIRKAIKDITERVRTAEMAVVAESDADGYKSMPLNKEELARLIRELDTQMKKAAKIMDFERAALLRDRIIELKRDLIEPDARPRRNQTT; this comes from the coding sequence ATGACCGAATTCCAGCTTGTCTCTGACTTCGGCCTGATGGGCGACCAGCCCCAGGCAGTGGAGGCGCTTACCCGCGGCCTTAGCGAAGGCCTGAAGGACCAGACGCTCCTGGGCGTCACCGGCTCCGGCAAGACCTTTACCATGGCTAATATTATTGCCCGCACCGGGCGTCCCGCCCTGATTATTTCCCATAATAAAACACTGGCGGCTCAGCTTTACGCCGAGTTTCGGGAGTTCTTCCCCCACAACGCCGTGGAATATTTTGTCAGCTACTATGATTACTACCAGCCTGAGGCCTATGTGCCTTCACGGGATATGTACATTGAAAAAGACGCCGACATCAATGACGAGATAGACAAACTCCGTCACGCCGCCACCCGGGCGCTGTTGTCGCGCCGGGACGTCATCATTGTCGCTTCAGTCTCCTGTATCTACGGCCTGGGTGAACCGGAAGAATACATGCAGTTCGTGCTGAACCTGGAGAAGGGCGCCAGTTACCGCCGGGACGCCATTATCCGTCAGTTGGTGGATATGCAATATGAACGCAATGACATGGATTTTTCGCGCTCCAAGTTCCGGCTGCGCGGTGATACGCTGGAGCTCCGTCCGGCTTATGAAGAAACGGCAATACGAGTGGAGTTTTTCGGCGATGAGATTGAACGCATCCTCCGCATTGACCCGCTGACCGGGGAGTTTCTGGAAGAACTCAAAATCATTGATATTTACCCGGCCAAACACTTCGTGACCTCGCCGGAGAAGCTGTCCAAAGCGCTTCAGGCTATTCGTGACGAACTGGTGCAGCGCACCGCCGACCTCAAAGATCAGGGCAAAATGTTGGAGGCCGCCCGACTGGAACAGCGCACCAACTATGATCTGGAAATGCTGGAACAGGCGGGTTACTGCTCCGGCGTGGAAAACTACTCCCGCCATCTGGCCCTGCGGCCGGCGGGCTCTACCCCGTGGACACTCTTGGATTATTTCCCCAAGGATTTTCTGCTGTTTGTGGATGAATCCCATATGTCGCTGCCGCAGATTCGCGGTATGTACAACGGTGATCGGGCACGCAAGGAGATACTGGTGGATTACGGCTTCCGCCTGCCGTCGGCCATGGATAATCGTCCGCTCAATTTTTCGGAATTCCGGCAGCGGACAGATCAGGCTATTTACGTTTCCGCCACGCCGGGACCCTATGAGAAAGAGCATTCCAAACAAACGGTGGAGCAGGTGGTCCGGCCGACCGGGCTGCTGGAACCGCTGATTGAGGTCAAGCCGACCACGGGGCAGATTGATGACCTGCTGGAGCAGATTAAATTGAGAGTGGCGCGGGGTGAGCGCTGTCTGGTGACCACTCTGACCAAGAAGCTGGCCGAAAAACTTTCAGAATACATCACCGAAGCCGGCGTCAAGACCCAGTATCTTCATTCCGAGGTGGAAACCTTTGAACGGGTGGAGATACTGCGTGATCTGCGTCTGGGCGTCTATGACGTTATCGTCGGCATAAATCTGTTGCGGGAAGGGCTTGACCTGCCGGAGGTGTCGCTGGTAGCCATTCTGGACGCGGACAAAGAAGGCTTCCTGCGTTCGGAGTGGGCGCTTATCCAGACGATGGGCCGGGCCGCCCGGCATGTGGACGGCCGGGTCATCATGTATGCCGATGTCATTACCGGCTCCATGGAGCGGGCGATTGCTGAAGTTAAACGCCGCCGTGAAATTCAGGAAGCCTATAATCTGGAGCACGGCATCACCCCGCAGGGTATCCGCAAAGCCATCAAGGATATCACCGAGCGGGTGCGCACGGCGGAAATGGCGGTGGTGGCTGAGTCTGACGCTGACGGCTACAAATCAATGCCTTTGAACAAGGAAGAACTGGCGCGGCTCATTCGCGAACTGGACACTCAGATGAAGAAAGCTGCCAAGATTATGGATTTTGAACGTGCCGCGCTATTGCGCGACCGGATTATAGAACTTAAACGGGACCTGATTGAGCCTGATGCCCGGCCGCGCCGGAACCAGACCACCTAA
- a CDS encoding dehalogenase produces the protein MELTPLWILIAILLTVGFIQLLNWLKRNDRKPAWWVWFVGAVGLLLVLMAVQHYLGTLEEMYFTAAWMGALILGIPGVLLLVVSGWRMAAGKSS, from the coding sequence ATGGAATTAACACCCTTATGGATTCTGATAGCCATATTGCTGACTGTTGGCTTTATTCAATTGCTGAACTGGCTGAAACGCAATGATCGTAAACCTGCCTGGTGGGTTTGGTTTGTCGGTGCTGTTGGTTTATTGCTGGTGTTGATGGCTGTCCAGCATTATTTGGGAACCTTGGAAGAAATGTATTTCACTGCAGCCTGGATGGGCGCACTGATACTTGGTATTCCCGGTGTTCTCCTGTTGGTAGTTTCCGGCTGGCGCATGGCAGCGGGTAAGAGCTCTTAG
- a CDS encoding reductive dehalogenase yields MTKFHSTVSRRDFMKGLGLAGAGLGAATVLSPGFHDLDEVSSASSGSTSGPGGELRRPWWVSEKDHGQTATLEIDWSQVQRADRSKISTFPYRQSDHPKAVYNREHFDELQREVVRHAAPEWNGDSIRDWAINGATGVLRFYNYYTPAKTTMFMGYQKAPTPESRNMPRWEGTAEENTLMLRHAFKLFGATDFGVTVLDENTKKLVFAKESNGKAYNFVSDDTLAETDTEYRIPSRFKYMITWTHQEATELNMRKPSNLGSSASNLAYSRLPFISVQLQEFIRGLGYHGINAWSGEMAPSNPFGTLAGIGEHARMCFVLVTPERGSMIRGMCRMLTDIPLEPTKPIDAGISRFCLTCKTCSKFCLFEALPNDDPTWDVHDQATTGMPYSPTGFKGWRLNTVNCSNCTACMAFCPFNASGRYSFIHDFVAGTSSVTPIFNSFFAQMEESMHYGNKDPESWWNNQEYLYGINPKFI; encoded by the coding sequence ATGACTAAATTTCACAGTACGGTTTCACGTCGTGATTTTATGAAAGGCCTCGGTTTGGCAGGCGCCGGATTGGGTGCTGCCACTGTCCTATCTCCGGGTTTCCATGACCTTGACGAAGTTTCCTCTGCTTCGTCGGGTTCAACTTCTGGTCCCGGTGGTGAACTGAGACGTCCCTGGTGGGTGTCGGAAAAGGACCACGGCCAGACGGCGACTCTGGAAATTGATTGGAGCCAAGTGCAGCGTGCCGATCGCAGTAAGATTTCCACTTTTCCGTATCGTCAGAGCGACCACCCCAAGGCAGTTTATAATCGGGAACACTTTGATGAATTGCAGCGGGAAGTGGTTCGGCACGCCGCTCCCGAATGGAATGGTGACAGCATCCGTGATTGGGCCATAAACGGGGCCACCGGCGTGCTGAGATTTTATAATTACTACACCCCGGCGAAAACAACCATGTTCATGGGGTATCAGAAAGCCCCAACTCCAGAAAGCCGGAATATGCCCCGCTGGGAAGGCACGGCTGAAGAAAATACCCTGATGTTGCGCCATGCTTTTAAACTGTTCGGTGCCACCGATTTCGGTGTGACCGTCCTGGACGAGAATACCAAGAAACTTGTTTTTGCCAAGGAATCCAACGGCAAGGCTTATAATTTTGTTAGTGACGATACGTTGGCAGAAACCGATACAGAATATCGTATCCCGTCACGTTTCAAATACATGATCACCTGGACACATCAGGAAGCGACCGAACTTAATATGCGTAAGCCATCCAATCTCGGTTCCAGCGCGTCTAACCTGGCTTACAGTCGCTTGCCTTTTATCAGCGTTCAGCTTCAGGAGTTTATTCGTGGTCTGGGTTATCACGGTATCAACGCCTGGAGTGGCGAGATGGCACCGTCCAATCCCTTCGGTACCCTGGCCGGGATTGGGGAACATGCCCGTATGTGCTTCGTTTTGGTCACTCCCGAAAGAGGGTCAATGATTCGTGGTATGTGCCGCATGCTCACCGACATTCCTCTGGAGCCGACCAAACCGATTGATGCCGGTATCTCCCGGTTCTGTTTGACGTGTAAAACCTGTTCCAAATTCTGCCTGTTTGAGGCTTTGCCTAACGACGACCCCACCTGGGATGTTCACGATCAGGCAACAACCGGCATGCCTTACAGCCCGACAGGCTTCAAGGGTTGGCGGCTTAACACGGTCAACTGCTCTAACTGCACCGCGTGCATGGCGTTCTGCCCCTTCAATGCCTCCGGTCGCTACAGCTTTATCCATGACTTTGTAGCAGGAACCTCTTCCGTTACTCCTATTTTCAATTCCTTCTTCGCCCAGATGGAAGAGTCAATGCATTACGGTAACAAGGATCCGGAATCCTGGTGGAACAATCAGGAATACCTCTACGGTATCAATCCCAAGTTTATCTAA
- a CDS encoding class I SAM-dependent methyltransferase, with protein sequence MNSDPDFPARIQSYIKYLPGYPAEYIDYLINRGGLSEDSVTADIGAGAGILAKMISPRVKRVLAVEPDERMRRAAGEYLKDTANVTIIAGSAEATGLSDNSIDLITAGQAFHYFEFDAALQEFKRILKPDGLTALVWHTRLTDYPFGEAMENLLRHFCPDYTGGTDSEWPASRFFKNGNFEHRTFCNHRYIDLETLIGYALSMPFSPVKGDRLFPEFVEKLATLYDKYSDHGKLELRAAVDGYLGEI encoded by the coding sequence ATGAACAGCGACCCAGATTTCCCGGCCCGAATCCAGTCATATATAAAGTACCTGCCGGGCTATCCGGCGGAATATATTGACTACCTGATTAACCGAGGCGGTTTGTCCGAAGACTCAGTGACAGCCGATATCGGGGCTGGTGCGGGTATTCTGGCCAAAATGATTTCACCCCGCGTCAAAAGAGTACTGGCGGTGGAGCCGGATGAGCGGATGCGCCGGGCGGCGGGAGAATACTTAAAAGACACGGCCAACGTCACCATCATTGCCGGCAGCGCCGAGGCGACCGGTCTTAGTGACAACAGCATTGACCTGATAACCGCCGGGCAGGCCTTTCACTATTTTGAATTTGATGCGGCGCTTCAAGAATTCAAGCGGATACTTAAACCCGACGGTCTGACAGCGCTGGTCTGGCATACACGATTAACAGATTACCCTTTCGGTGAAGCCATGGAAAACCTACTGCGGCATTTCTGCCCGGATTATACCGGCGGCACCGACAGCGAATGGCCGGCGAGCCGGTTTTTCAAAAACGGAAATTTTGAACACCGCACCTTCTGTAACCACCGGTATATTGACCTGGAGACACTCATCGGATACGCTTTATCCATGCCGTTTTCCCCGGTCAAAGGCGACCGGCTGTTCCCGGAGTTTGTGGAAAAACTGGCAACACTTTATGATAAGTATTCCGACCACGGCAAACTGGAGCTACGAGCCGCGGTTGACGGCTACCTCGGCGAAATTTGA
- the mtnA gene encoding S-methyl-5-thioribose-1-phosphate isomerase, which yields MTGNYKTVEWLGDRLLIIDQTRLPQHETYLELADHHQVAEAIRSLWVRGAPAIGVAAAYGIVLGVQKIESRDHKEFLKQYHTVAEELAGTRPTARNLFMAVERLNAAAEAAADILTARNAILAEAEKIQAEEIEATRKIAELGADLINDGDTIMTHCNTGPLATTGYGTALGVIIEAHRRGKRIQVLATETRPLCQGARLTAWELKKEHVPFRLITDSMAGYFLKEARVDMVITGADRIAKNGDTANKIGTYGLAVLAAANKVPFYIAAPSSTFDPELPTGDDIIIEERSPDEVTHQNGKRVAPEGIEACNPAFDVTPGGYITGFITETGIRKLP from the coding sequence ATGACCGGCAATTATAAAACGGTGGAATGGCTGGGCGACCGCCTGCTGATCATTGACCAGACCCGCCTGCCGCAACATGAGACCTATCTGGAACTGGCCGACCATCATCAGGTGGCGGAAGCCATCAGGTCACTCTGGGTGCGGGGTGCCCCGGCTATCGGGGTCGCCGCGGCCTACGGCATTGTCCTGGGCGTCCAGAAGATTGAAAGCCGCGACCATAAGGAGTTTCTGAAACAGTATCATACCGTGGCCGAAGAACTGGCGGGCACCCGGCCGACCGCCCGCAACCTGTTCATGGCGGTGGAGCGGCTGAACGCCGCCGCTGAGGCGGCCGCCGACATCCTGACCGCCCGCAACGCGATTTTGGCCGAAGCTGAAAAAATCCAGGCTGAAGAGATAGAAGCCACCAGAAAAATCGCTGAACTTGGGGCTGATTTAATTAACGACGGCGACACCATAATGACCCACTGCAATACCGGCCCGCTGGCAACCACCGGGTACGGGACTGCTCTGGGCGTCATAATTGAAGCCCACCGCCGGGGCAAGCGTATTCAGGTACTGGCGACCGAAACCCGGCCGCTGTGCCAGGGGGCCCGGTTGACCGCCTGGGAACTCAAAAAGGAACATGTTCCCTTCCGGCTGATCACCGACTCCATGGCGGGGTATTTTCTGAAAGAGGCCCGGGTGGATATGGTTATCACCGGGGCCGACCGCATCGCCAAAAACGGCGACACCGCCAATAAAATCGGCACCTACGGGCTGGCGGTGCTGGCCGCAGCCAACAAGGTTCCATTTTATATCGCCGCTCCTTCAAGCACCTTTGACCCGGAACTGCCCACCGGCGACGATATAATTATAGAAGAACGCTCACCGGACGAAGTGACCCACCAGAATGGTAAACGAGTGGCCCCGGAAGGCATTGAAGCCTGTAATCCGGCCTTTGACGTTACGCCCGGCGGCTATATCACCGGATTCATCACTGAAACCGGTATCCGCAAACTACCCTAA
- the mtnP gene encoding S-methyl-5'-thioadenosine phosphorylase, with product MNQPDKIELTVIGGTGLYDIEGLTDVRELELDTPYGQPSDSIVTGTLDGVRMAFLPRHGRGHRIQPTDIPVRANIWALKSLGVERIIAINSVGSFKKEVAPGHLLIPDQLIDRTSRRVNTFFGDGVVAHIAFGDPFCPDMRKLLVSCAGDAGATVHDGGTYVVMEGPAFSTRAESRLHKSWGADVIGMTALPEARLAREAEICYGIIACSTDYDSWHEEETPVTVDIIMATLKANMELSKRIIKLAATRLTTARTCGCPSALAGAIVTDPKLISPDRKEHLRLIAGKYLP from the coding sequence TTGAACCAACCGGACAAAATTGAACTGACAGTCATCGGCGGCACCGGATTGTACGATATTGAGGGGCTGACCGACGTCCGCGAGCTGGAGCTGGATACGCCTTACGGCCAGCCCAGCGACAGCATCGTCACCGGCACGCTGGACGGCGTCCGCATGGCTTTTCTGCCGCGGCACGGCCGCGGCCACCGGATTCAGCCGACCGATATTCCGGTGCGGGCTAATATCTGGGCGCTGAAAAGCCTGGGCGTGGAACGTATTATCGCCATCAATTCAGTCGGCAGCTTTAAAAAGGAAGTGGCGCCGGGACACCTGCTGATTCCCGACCAGTTGATAGACCGCACCAGCCGGAGAGTGAACACCTTCTTCGGCGACGGCGTGGTGGCTCATATCGCTTTCGGCGACCCATTCTGCCCGGACATGAGAAAACTGCTGGTGAGCTGTGCCGGCGATGCCGGCGCGACGGTGCATGACGGGGGCACCTATGTGGTGATGGAAGGCCCGGCCTTTTCCACCCGGGCGGAATCCCGGCTGCATAAAAGTTGGGGGGCCGATGTCATCGGCATGACGGCGCTACCGGAAGCCAGGCTGGCCCGTGAGGCCGAGATTTGTTACGGCATCATCGCCTGTTCCACCGATTACGATTCCTGGCATGAAGAAGAAACACCGGTGACGGTGGACATAATTATGGCCACCCTGAAAGCCAACATGGAGCTTTCAAAGCGCATCATCAAGTTAGCTGCAACCCGCCTGACGACGGCCCGGACTTGCGGCTGTCCCAGCGCACTGGCCGGGGCGATTGTCACCGACCCGAAACTTATATCACCGGACCGCAAGGAGCATCTAAGGCTGATTGCCGGCAAATATCTGCCATAG
- a CDS encoding methionine synthase, with translation MTHNTEFNLAPTIIGSMPHQDPVKACKLIAKYLTELPAWPQLPQRSNRELMTAQYAEGFPGLKITDDEAVMDRTTVEWEKELEALYGAYITSDTEKYGISPEAAAGFHAFLEIHPPSPRGVKGQVEGPVSWGLSIKDETGGLMIYDDVLSEAAAKLLALKIAWQEKQLKQIASKTVMFLDEPALTAYGSAYLPLSKERIQQILTEVLGEIKGIRGVHCCGNTDWTLLTDLSLNIISFDAYNYANSLALYPKEISQFIGRGGAIAWGIVPNTDAGVKEETPASLQDRLEEAMAPFTREGMEFRKLVGHGLITPSCGMAYMSEDGAEQALELAAALTDRMRSRYL, from the coding sequence ATGACCCATAATACTGAGTTTAATCTGGCGCCCACAATCATCGGCAGTATGCCGCACCAGGACCCGGTCAAGGCCTGCAAGCTGATTGCAAAGTACCTGACCGAACTGCCGGCCTGGCCGCAGTTGCCGCAACGTTCCAATCGGGAACTGATGACAGCCCAGTATGCCGAAGGCTTCCCTGGCCTGAAAATCACCGATGATGAAGCGGTGATGGACCGGACGACGGTGGAATGGGAGAAGGAACTGGAAGCCCTGTACGGGGCTTATATCACCAGCGATACAGAAAAATACGGCATCAGCCCCGAAGCGGCCGCCGGATTCCATGCTTTCCTGGAGATTCATCCGCCGTCGCCGAGGGGCGTTAAGGGCCAGGTGGAAGGTCCGGTCAGCTGGGGACTGTCCATCAAGGACGAGACCGGCGGACTGATGATTTACGACGACGTGTTATCTGAAGCCGCCGCCAAACTGCTGGCCCTGAAGATTGCCTGGCAGGAAAAACAGCTTAAACAGATAGCCTCTAAAACCGTCATGTTCCTGGATGAACCGGCGCTGACGGCTTATGGTTCAGCCTACCTGCCCCTGTCCAAAGAACGCATTCAGCAGATACTGACCGAGGTGCTGGGTGAAATCAAGGGCATCAGAGGCGTGCACTGCTGCGGTAATACCGATTGGACGCTCTTGACCGATCTATCGTTAAATATAATCAGCTTTGACGCCTACAACTACGCCAATTCCCTGGCTTTGTATCCCAAAGAGATCAGCCAGTTCATCGGCCGCGGCGGGGCTATTGCCTGGGGCATCGTGCCGAACACTGATGCGGGGGTTAAGGAAGAAACTCCGGCCAGTCTTCAGGACCGCCTGGAAGAGGCCATGGCTCCATTCACCCGCGAGGGGATGGAGTTCCGGAAGCTGGTGGGACATGGGCTGATAACCCCCAGTTGCGGCATGGCTTACATGAGTGAAGACGGCGCCGAACAGGCGCTGGAACTGGCGGCGGCGCTGACCGACCGGATGCGAAGCCGTTACCTGTAA